The Palleronia sp. THAF1 genome contains the following window.
TTCATCTTGGTCCGACCTACACGCAAAACCGCGCCCAACGGTCTGATCGTCATGCTGCACGGTTGCGGTCAGTCCGCCGAAGACTTCGTGCGGCTGACCGGGATGGCGCAGCTTGCGGCATCCCATGGCTGGGCGACCCTCTGGCCAGAGCAGGCCGGCGCGGACAACCACTTGAAATGCTGGAACTGGTTCCGCACCGCGCACCAGCGCCGCGGCTTCGGCGAACCCGCAATTATCGCCGGGATGACAGAGACGATCACGATGGACCTTGGCATCCCGACTCACGCCGTCGCCGTTGCCGGTTTTTCGGCGGGCGCTGCGATGGCGCTGATCCTACGCGACACATACGCCGACGTGTTCTTCGCCACCGTAGCGCATTCCGGCGTCGCCACCGGGGTCGCGCGCAACGGGATCGCGGCGCTGTCGGCCATGAAGGGCGAAGGTAGCATCGGCGCAACGAATCACGCCGAACGACCCCTGTTGATCATACACGGCGGCGACGACACGGTGGTCGACCCTTCGAATGCCGCGCGGATCGCAAAGGATGATCCGTTCGCTCGTCTCGTCACGGTAGATGGCCTGGGCCACGCCTGGTCAGGCGGCACGGACGGCGAAAACTTCGCGGCCCCGACGCTGCCCTCGGCGTCCGACATGGTGATGAAAACGGCGCTGACCACGACAGAGCGTCAGGTGCAGCCTGCCAGACACTCTAATCCTATGCGCATCGTGACGCGCATGGGCGGCTGAGACGAAGCGACGGCTTGATCCGCTACGCCGTCCCGCCATCGCTGGACAGCAGGATCGGGTCGATGCCCATGGCCTGGATTGCCGCTAGCCACCGATCCTCGTGGTCGGCGGCGAACACGATCTCGAGCGAGGCATCCGACACCAGCCAGCCGTTCTGCGCGATCTCGTCCTCCACCTGCCCCGGTCCCCAGCCAGCATAGCCCAACGCGACCAGTGCCCGCCCCGGCCCTTCGCCGTCACCAATGGCGCGCAGGATATCCAGCGTCGCGGTCATCGCGAACATCCCGCCCACGTCCAGCGTCGACTCGTCCAAGGCGTAATCCGGCGAGTGCAGGACGAAGCCGCGCGTCGTCTCTACCGGGCCGCCGAAGAACACCGGATCGGTCACAGGTTGCGCGCAGGGGATCGACAGCTGTTCCAACAGGTCGCCCAGGTCGATATGCGGCGCGGGCTTGTTGACGATCAGGCCCATGCCGCCGTCAGCACCGTGGGCGCACATCACCACAACACTACGCTCGAATCGCGGATCGCCCATGCCCGGCATGGCGATCAGCAGCTTTGCGGTCAGATCGAACGGTTTATCCATGCCCCAGACATGGCGTGACCAGGGCGCAGCACAAGGGAGTTGTTGCACCATCGTCTCGGGGATGTGACTTCCGCACCGACCACGGGGCCGGATAAGGCTCGCTGCATGATCCGTATCCTTGCCCTTCTTACCGCCATTCTCTGTGCCGCGCCTGCCGTCGCACAACACTCTGACGTCACGCTGCTGCCCGGCTGGCGCAGCGACGCGGGCACGCATATCGCCGGGGTGCAGATCAGGCTGGCGCCCGGTTGGAAGACCTACTGGCGCCGACCGGGAGAGGCAGGGATTCCCCCGTCGTTCAACTGGTCCGGCTCTGACAACGTGGCCGATGTGCAGATCATGTGGCCGGTGCCGTCGGTTTTCTGGCAATCCGGTATGCGATCCGTCGGCTATGATCGCGGTGTCGTTCTGCCGATCCACGTGACACCCCGCCGCGCCGGGCAGCCCATCGCGTTGCGCCTTTCGCTCGATATGGGCGTGTGCCGCGACATCTGCATTCCGGTAAGTGCAACGACGCGCGCGACACTGCCCGCGGCCGCGACAACCACGGACCCGCTGATCCGCTCTGCCCTGTCCAACCGCCCGTTTACCGCGACAGAGGCGAACGTCTCCGGCGCACGCTGTGACCTGCGCCTGACGCCCAAGGGCGCAATCCTGACCGCGACGCTGAAGATGCCGTCGCTAGGCCGCGCCGAAGAGGTGGTGTTCGAGCCTTCGGACCCGCGCCTGTGGGTTTCGGAACCCAAGACCCAGCGACAGGGCAATACGCTGGTGTCCACCGCCCACGTCCAACCGCCACGCGGGCAGCCACTGTCACTGGATCGGAACGGGTTGCGCATCACCGTGATCGGCGACCGGGGTGCTGCCGAGATACTGGGCTGCGCCGCCCGCTAGCTCATGCGGATCGCATCCTTGTCGATGGACAGGACGTAGCCGCGACGCTGGATCGTGCGGACCAGCAGTTCCGACACAAGCTGGTTGCCCAGCGCATCGCGTAGCCGCTTGATCCGCGTGGCCCCCGACGCCTCGTCACACTCCGAAACTTTCTTGCCAGACACCATCGCCTCGATCTCGGCGCCCGACAGGATGTCTTCGTCCATCCGCGCTTCTGCCAGAACGCTCAGCGTCTCGATCGCGGCCTCGGTCAGTTGAAATTCCATATCGTTGATTTGCACCGCGCGTTCCTCGCGGCTGATCAGCAGGGATTTCACCGTGATACCCGCGCGTTCCATTTCGCCCACGCGGCGATAGAGCTGGACCATCAGCACAAGGAACACCAGGGCCGTGACCAGAAGCGCCACGGCGAAAACCAACAGCACGAAGATCACGACGCGGTAGCTGGCCAGCACTTCCGAAAAGGCGGTGCCTGATTGCGCAAGGATCTCCAGCAACCGGATGGACCCAGCATCGGTCAGCCCGGCGCTTTCGACGAACAGCCGCTCGACACGGGAATTGAACGCGTCCGCAGACGGTAGCGTCAGGAACAGCAGAACCGCCGTCAGCCCAAGGATCGCCACGATACCGACGATGCCCCAGCCGATCAGCCGTGCAATGCCCTTTGAGCTTTCAGTAACGGAGGAAATACGCGCCAGCATCCGCTTCGATCTCCAATGCCTCATCCTCTGTCATCACCGACATCACGCTGAGCAGAGTCCAGTCATCGACAGCGATCCGGCCCGCAACGGCGGCTTCGGGGTCTTCGCATTCGGCGTCTGTCAATTCAACGACGCCATAATGCAACTGAAGCGGATCATCCCGGCTGGCCTTGTAGTCCACGAAGCAAGCCGCAGCGGCAGGGCCGGCGAACAGCGTAAGCGAGAGGACGAGGAAAAGGCCTTTCATGGGGAACGTTCCGATGGGTCAGGAGTGCGTCTGATGTGGCGGCGGCGTCGATGTCATTCAATGACATAGGCTGTCTGCGCCCTTCGTCATCCCATGACAAGGCTGCGTCATTGCCTGTCTTGGCCCTTTGACCCCATCTCCAATCCAGACAAGCGACCCCGACGGTGTGCGACCCAAAAGGAGAAACACCATGATCAAGACCCTGACCGCCGCCGCCCTTGGCCTGACCCTGGCGCTGACGCCCATCGCGTCCGCCCCTGCACAGGCGCTGGACCGGGACGACGCAGCAAAGATCCTCGGGACGCTCGCCATCGTCGGAATCGCCACCGGCGCGCTGAACAACAATGGCCGGGCCAATGTCACCGTGCAGCGTG
Protein-coding sequences here:
- a CDS encoding YqgE/AlgH family protein; its protein translation is MDKPFDLTAKLLIAMPGMGDPRFERSVVVMCAHGADGGMGLIVNKPAPHIDLGDLLEQLSIPCAQPVTDPVFFGGPVETTRGFVLHSPDYALDESTLDVGGMFAMTATLDILRAIGDGEGPGRALVALGYAGWGPGQVEDEIAQNGWLVSDASLEIVFAADHEDRWLAAIQAMGIDPILLSSDGGTA
- a CDS encoding alpha/beta hydrolase family esterase, which codes for MISDMLPNLTVERNRYDCAAGRRDFILVRPTRKTAPNGLIVMLHGCGQSAEDFVRLTGMAQLAASHGWATLWPEQAGADNHLKCWNWFRTAHQRRGFGEPAIIAGMTETITMDLGIPTHAVAVAGFSAGAAMALILRDTYADVFFATVAHSGVATGVARNGIAALSAMKGEGSIGATNHAERPLLIIHGGDDTVVDPSNAARIAKDDPFARLVTVDGLGHAWSGGTDGENFAAPTLPSASDMVMKTALTTTERQVQPARHSNPMRIVTRMGG
- a CDS encoding protein-disulfide reductase DsbD domain-containing protein → MIRILALLTAILCAAPAVAQHSDVTLLPGWRSDAGTHIAGVQIRLAPGWKTYWRRPGEAGIPPSFNWSGSDNVADVQIMWPVPSVFWQSGMRSVGYDRGVVLPIHVTPRRAGQPIALRLSLDMGVCRDICIPVSATTRATLPAAATTTDPLIRSALSNRPFTATEANVSGARCDLRLTPKGAILTATLKMPSLGRAEEVVFEPSDPRLWVSEPKTQRQGNTLVSTAHVQPPRGQPLSLDRNGLRITVIGDRGAAEILGCAAR
- a CDS encoding winged helix-turn-helix domain-containing protein, translated to MLARISSVTESSKGIARLIGWGIVGIVAILGLTAVLLFLTLPSADAFNSRVERLFVESAGLTDAGSIRLLEILAQSGTAFSEVLASYRVVIFVLLVFAVALLVTALVFLVLMVQLYRRVGEMERAGITVKSLLISREERAVQINDMEFQLTEAAIETLSVLAEARMDEDILSGAEIEAMVSGKKVSECDEASGATRIKRLRDALGNQLVSELLVRTIQRRGYVLSIDKDAIRMS